A genomic region of Carassius carassius chromosome 13, fCarCar2.1, whole genome shotgun sequence contains the following coding sequences:
- the LOC132155644 gene encoding U1 small nuclear ribonucleoprotein A-like produces the protein MTNQEMRLNHTIYINNLNEKIKKDELKKSLYAIFSQFGQILDILVSPSLKMRGQAFVIFKEINSASSALRSMQGFPFYDKPMRIQYAKQDSDIIAKMKGTYVERDRKKEKKKPKAPEAGAGKKASAAMAGVPAAMPGMPPLSQAPRMMSMPGQPPYMPPHGMMPPPGMAPGQMPPGQMMPGQMPGQMPQQVSENPPNHILFLTNLPEETNELMLSMLFNQFPGFKEVRLVPGRHDIAFVEFDNEVQAGAAREALQGFKITQSNAMKISFAKK, from the exons ATGACGAACCAGGAGATGCGGTTAAATCACACTATTTACATCAACAACTTGAATGAAAAGATCAAAAAAGATG AACTGAAGAAGTCGTTGTATGCTATATTCTCCCAGTTTGGACAAATTTTGGACATCCTTGTCTCTCCTTCACTGAAGATGAGGGGGCAGGCCTTCGTGATCTTCAAGGAGATCAACAGTGCTTCCAGCGCACTCCGCTCTATGCAAGGCTTTCCCTTTTATGATAAACCTATG CGTATTCAGTATGCAAAGCAGGACTCTGATATCATTGCAAAAATGAAGGGCACATATGTGGAGCGAGACCgtaagaaagagaagaaaaagcctAAAGCCCCTGAAGCAGGTGCTGGGAAAAAGGCTTCTGCTGCCATGGCCGGAGTACCTGCAGCCATGCCT GGAATGCCACCCCTGAGCCAAGCCCCTCGTATGATGTCAATGCCTGGTCAGCCTCCCTACATGCCTCCCCATGGCATGATGCCGCCTCCTGGTATGGCACCTGGGCAGATGCCTCCAGGTCAGATGATGCCAGGACAAATGCCCGGCCAGATGCCACAGCAG GTGTCAGAAAACCCTCCCAACCACATCCTGTTTCTCACCAATCTCCCCGAGGAGACGAACGAGCTCATGCTGTCTATGCTGTTCAACCa GTTTCCTGGATTCAAAGAAGTCCGTCTCGTCCCTGGTCGCCACGACATCGCCTTTGTGGAGTTTGATAATGAGGTGCAGGCGGGTGCAGCCAGAGAAGCTTTGCAAGGCTTTAAGATCACACAGAGCAATGCAATGAAAATCTCATTTGCAAAGAAataa